In the Gopherus flavomarginatus isolate rGopFla2 chromosome 6, rGopFla2.mat.asm, whole genome shotgun sequence genome, one interval contains:
- the SAC3D1 gene encoding SAC3 domain-containing protein 1 has product MGGADEFPVGTCPGMCPLGELVQRERQGRLHRLELREGTRQGDPARVVKEYSRPAAGKELPQPQELRPAPVLLATVRYLLGQVAQQADLPPAEVHAFISDRLRAVRQDATLQRLQGASCVALLERSLGYLLHAGYQLCQEPPARFDPHLHRTQLQECFSWLRRCYRDSCHHREPAFQALFLLYNLGFPEALHQVLQLPDPVRASPELRTALAVNWAYLERNWARFFRLVQALPYLPICALHRHLGPARHLALLTFSHGFSARNCRCPLTWLARLLAVDSPEEMAELCRHHGLTVLDGAVVFQKTAFRDPGMLVHGPSQLLVDSKRGEAPLLEVIEDACS; this is encoded by the exons ATGGGGGGTGCAGATGAGTTCCCAGTGGGCACATGCCCTGGGATGTGCCCACTGGGTGAACTGGTGCAGCGGGAGCGCCAGGGCCGCCTGCACCGGCTGGAGCTGCGGGAGGGGACGCGGCAGGGTGACCCTGCCCGCGTGGTGAAGGAGTATTCCCGTCCAGCTGCTGGCAAggagctgccccagccccaggagctgcgccctgccccagtgctgctgGCCACTGTGCGCTACCTGCTGGGCCAGGTGGCGCAGCAAGCTGACCTGCCCCCAGCTGAGGTCCATGCTTTCATCTCTGACCGGTTGCGTGCTGTGCGCCAGGATGCCACGCTGCAGCGGCTGCAGGGGGCTTCATGTGTGGCCCTGCTGGAGCGATCACTGGGCTACCTGCTCCATGCCGGCTACCAGCTGTGCCAGGAACCTCCTGCCCGCTTCGACCCCCACCTCCATCGCACCCAGCTCCAAGAGTGCTTCAGCTGGCTGCGGCGCTGCTACCGGGACAGTTGTCATCACAGGGAGCCGGCCTTCCAGGCTCTTTTCCTCCTCTACAATCTGG GCTTCCCAGAAGCCCTGCACCaggtcctgcagctcccagacccTGTCCGGGCCTCCCCTGAACTCCGCACGGCGCTAGCTGTCAACTGGGCTTACCTGGAGCGCAACTGGGCACGATTTTTCCGCCTGGTGCAGGCCCTGCCCTACCTGCCGATTTGCGCCCTCCATCGGCACCTGGGCCCTGCCCGGCACCTGGCACTGCTCACCTTTAGCCACGGCTTCAGTGCCAGGAACTGTCGCTGCCCTCTGACCTGGCTTGCCCGGCTACTGGCAGTGGACAGCCCTGAGGAGATGGCAGAGCTGTGCCGCCATCATGGGCTCACGGTGCTGGATGGAGCCGTGGTCTTCCAGAAAACAGCTTTCAGGGACCCAGGCATGCTGGTCCACGGCCCCTCACAGCTGCTAGTGGACAGTAAACGAGGGGAGGCCCCCCTGCTGGAGGTCATCGAAGATGCCTGTAGCTAA